The DNA window GTGGGAAAGAAATCAGCAACCTCAATCCTGTTGATCTTCGAAGAAATATTGGCTATGTCATTCAGCAAATTGGTCTTCTTCCTCATATGACCATTGCCCAAAACGTAGCTCTTGTCCCTAAACTAAAAAAAATGGATCCAAATGCTTATATGAAAAGAGTAGATGAATTATTAGATATGGTAGGTTTAGACCCAAAAGTATACAGAAGCCGTTATCCTTCCGAATTAAGTGGCGGTCAACAGCAAAGAGTAGGGGTAATTCGTGCGCTTGCTGCCGATCCACCTATTATTTTAATGGACGAGCCATTCAGTGCTTTAGACCCTATTAGCCGGGAACAATTACAAGAAGAGCTTGTAAGATTACAAGAAGAAATCAAAAAAACCATCATCTTTGTTACTCATGACATGGATGAAGCTTTAAAAATCGCTGATAGAATTTGCATTATGCGAAAAGGAAAAATTGTTCAATTAGACACTCCTGAACATCTTCTTCGTCATCCTGCTGATGATTTTGTACGTTCATTTATTGGAGAAGAACGATTGAATAAAGTAAACATTCTTCCTCCTATTGATGATGTCATGGTAAAACCTATTTCTACCAAACCAGAAAAAGGACTTGCTGAATCTATCAAAATTATGCGTAATCATAAGGTAGATAGCTTACTCGTAATAGATAAGTCTAATCATTTCTTAGGTACCATAGGCGTTTGGGAAATTCAAAAAAATTATAAAGATGAAACTCTAAAAGTAAAGGATATTATGAAAACAAATATTCCAACCCTTAAAGAAGATCAATCTTTGCAGGATGCTATCGATATCTTTGTAAATAGTAATATTCCTTATCTTCCTGTTATTTCTAATGATAAGGAGTTAAAAGGAATCATTACTCATGCAAGTATCGTTGAAGTCATGGCGAAAAAATATTCCGCTTAAAGAGAGAGAGGTGTCTTATGGAAAACAATATTTTTATTGGCATATTGAATATCTTCAAAAGTAGAAGTTCAGATATATTATTAGCTATTAGCCAACACGTTCAAATTACTCTAACAGCCTTGTTCTTTTCTGTTCTTATTGCAGTACCTTTAGGAATCTTCTTAACTAGACACAGAAAAATGGCTGATCCTGTTATTGGTATAACTTCTGTTTTTCAAACCATACCGAGTTTAGCCCTTTTAGGTTTCATGATTCCATTCCTCGGTATAGGTAGATTTCCTGCAATTGTTGCTTTAACTATCTATGGATTACTTCCTATCCTTAGAAATACCTATACAGGAGTTATTGGTGTAAATAAAGCTGCTGTAGAGGCAGGGGTAGGAATGGGAATGACTTCAAAACAAGTGTTATTTATGGTTGAAATCCCACTAGCTTTATCCATCATTATGGCAGGAATCAGAACGTCTACTGTATTAATCGTAGGAGTTGCAACTATATCTGCTATGATTGGCGCTGGCGGTTTAGGGGACTTGATCTTTAGAGGTATTGCTACGGTAAATCCAGAGCTCATCCTTGCAGGTGCCATTCCAGCAGCTACTTTAGCATTAACCTTTGATTTTATCTTAAGAAAATTAGAATTTTCTGTTACTCCAAAGGGTTTAAGGAAATAATATAAAAAAGGAGAGATGCAAATGAAAAAATTTAGCTTATTTTTAATTATTGTATTGATTTTATCTAGTCTTGTTGGTTGTGGAAGTACAAAAGAAGAAAACAAAATTGTAGTAGGTGGTAAAAACTTTACTGAACAAGAAATCCTTGTATATTTAATGAAGGAAATCGTTGAAGCAAAAACAGATGTAACGGTTGAAACAAAACCCTACCTTGGTGGAACAAATGTTATTGCAACAGCTTTAGAAAGTGGAGATATAGATGTTTATGCAGAATACACAGGAACAGCTTTAATGAGTGTATTAAAACAAGAAAGAATGACAGATTCACAAGCTGTTTATGATACAGTGAAAAAAATGTATGAAGAAA is part of the Crassaminicella profunda genome and encodes:
- a CDS encoding ABC transporter ATP-binding protein is translated as MIRFEKVSKIYEDGFKALDQMNLHINEGELLVLIGPSGCGKTTTMKMINRLIEPTEGKIFIGGKEISNLNPVDLRRNIGYVIQQIGLLPHMTIAQNVALVPKLKKMDPNAYMKRVDELLDMVGLDPKVYRSRYPSELSGGQQQRVGVIRALAADPPIILMDEPFSALDPISREQLQEELVRLQEEIKKTIIFVTHDMDEALKIADRICIMRKGKIVQLDTPEHLLRHPADDFVRSFIGEERLNKVNILPPIDDVMVKPISTKPEKGLAESIKIMRNHKVDSLLVIDKSNHFLGTIGVWEIQKNYKDETLKVKDIMKTNIPTLKEDQSLQDAIDIFVNSNIPYLPVISNDKELKGIITHASIVEVMAKKYSA
- a CDS encoding ABC transporter permease: MENNIFIGILNIFKSRSSDILLAISQHVQITLTALFFSVLIAVPLGIFLTRHRKMADPVIGITSVFQTIPSLALLGFMIPFLGIGRFPAIVALTIYGLLPILRNTYTGVIGVNKAAVEAGVGMGMTSKQVLFMVEIPLALSIIMAGIRTSTVLIVGVATISAMIGAGGLGDLIFRGIATVNPELILAGAIPAATLALTFDFILRKLEFSVTPKGLRK